A region of Nostoc sp. 'Peltigera membranacea cyanobiont' N6 DNA encodes the following proteins:
- the rlmB gene encoding 23S rRNA (guanosine(2251)-2'-O)-methyltransferase RlmB: MQNQPRKIINTSTSEPNRGKPIKIKGKRVVSNPTRNPRKIDSNPISVANPTRNPRKVDSNPISVASPTRNPRKVDSNPISGNSRQRNSNFSESPVSTQPIEEDNDLIYGRHPVLSALQKQRNLNRIWIITRLRYDPSFHHFLLQAKENGTVIDEVEPKRLDYLTNGANHQGVAAQTAPYAYIELPDLIEQSKSVTDPVIVVADGITDPHNLGAIIRTAEAIGAQGLVIPQRRASGITSTVMKVSAGALENFAVARVVNLSRALDELKEAGFWIYGTATSGSEPVHTVNFKGPIVLVIGSEGEGLGMLTQRSCDFLVSIPLQGKTPSLNASVAAGMALYEVYRQRSLNTLYLDKLQKISLKK, encoded by the coding sequence ATGCAGAATCAACCGAGAAAAATCATCAACACTTCTACTAGCGAACCCAATCGTGGGAAACCCATAAAAATTAAGGGGAAGCGCGTTGTTAGTAATCCCACTCGCAATCCCCGGAAAATAGATAGCAACCCTATCTCTGTTGCTAATCCCACTCGTAATCCCCGGAAAGTAGATAGCAACCCTATCTCTGTTGCTAGTCCCACTCGTAATCCTCGGAAAGTAGATAGCAACCCCATTTCTGGCAACTCCCGACAACGAAATAGCAACTTCTCCGAGTCACCTGTATCTACACAACCGATAGAAGAAGATAACGATCTCATCTACGGTCGTCATCCAGTACTGAGTGCGTTGCAAAAACAGCGCAATCTCAACCGCATCTGGATTATTACCCGGCTGCGCTACGATCCCAGCTTCCACCATTTTCTCCTGCAAGCTAAGGAAAATGGCACAGTTATTGATGAGGTTGAACCCAAGCGCTTAGACTATCTCACCAATGGGGCTAATCATCAAGGTGTGGCAGCACAAACTGCTCCTTACGCCTACATTGAATTGCCCGATCTCATTGAACAGTCTAAATCTGTAACCGATCCCGTAATAGTAGTAGCTGACGGAATTACAGATCCCCACAACTTGGGAGCAATTATTCGCACCGCCGAAGCAATAGGCGCTCAAGGATTGGTGATTCCTCAAAGAAGAGCATCTGGGATCACTTCTACTGTAATGAAAGTGTCAGCAGGCGCTTTAGAAAACTTTGCTGTAGCTAGAGTTGTCAACCTCAGCCGCGCCTTAGACGAATTAAAAGAAGCTGGCTTTTGGATTTACGGCACTGCTACAAGTGGAAGCGAACCCGTGCATACTGTGAATTTCAAAGGGCCAATCGTTTTGGTAATCGGTTCAGAAGGCGAAGGTCTGGGTATGTTGACTCAACGTTCCTGTGATTTTTTAGTATCGATTCCTCTGCAAGGTAAGACTCCTAGTCTGAATGCATCTGTAGCAGCAGGGATGGCGCTTTATGAAGTTTATCGCCAGCGATCGCTAAATACGCTTTATTTAGATAAGTTACAAAAAATTTCTTTGAAAAAATAA
- a CDS encoding DUF1816 domain-containing protein, translated as MKTIWHNLKEVLINTFDYLGLAWWVEIVTQNPRCTYYFGPFLSSSDARLSSNGYIEDLEAEGATGISVRVKRCKPNTLTIAEDLGERFDRKVQPAFGGQI; from the coding sequence ATGAAAACCATTTGGCATAACCTCAAGGAAGTGTTGATCAACACATTCGACTACCTCGGCTTGGCTTGGTGGGTAGAGATTGTGACGCAAAATCCCCGATGTACTTATTACTTTGGCCCATTTCTGAGTTCTTCTGATGCAAGATTGTCAAGCAATGGATACATAGAAGACTTAGAAGCCGAAGGAGCTACGGGAATTTCTGTGCGTGTCAAACGTTGCAAACCTAATACCTTAACAATTGCTGAAGACTTGGGGGAAAGATTTGACCGCAAAGTACAGCCTGCCTTTGGCGGTCAAATTTAA